In the genome of Sphaeramia orbicularis chromosome 13, fSphaOr1.1, whole genome shotgun sequence, one region contains:
- the tbcb gene encoding tubulin-folding cofactor B has protein sequence MDSGVTVITNPTVNVRLTTTLSSFEVQRRFNRGISVAELKGKLEMIVGALASCMDLELYSINDKFLQKIDDNEALLGSYPVDDDCRIHVIDRSGGKMGEFSDVSKVEKFELSDEAYDKKTDSARSFMKKQRVGRYNEEDMAKKKAELAAREEEQKAAADAISVGNRCQVQVPGQPTKLGTVMYVGTTDFKPGYWVGVKYDEPLGKHSGSVGGKCYFECENKYGAFVKPLSVTVGDFPEEDYGLDEM, from the exons ATGGACAGTGGAGTGACAGTTATCACCAACCCCACTGTGAATGTGCGCCTGACCACCACCCTGTCCTCCTTTGAGGTACAGCGCAGGTTCAACAGAGGGATAAGTGTAGCAGAACTGAAG GGGAAATTGGAGATGATTGTGGGTGCACTTGCCTCTTGTATGGATTTGGAATTGTACAGCATAAATGACAAGTTCCTGCAGAAAATAGATGACAATGAAGCCTTGCTGGGCTCTTACCCTGTGGATGATGACTGCAGAATACAT GTTATTGATCGAAGTGGTGGTAAGATGGGCGAGTTCAGTGATGTTTCCAAAGTGGAGAAGTTTGAACTGTCAGATGAAGCTTATGACAAGAAAACAG ACTCAGCAAGGTCATTCATGAAGAAGCAGCGTGTTGGTCGCTACAACGAAGAAGACATGGCCAAGAAGAAAGCTGAACTTGCTGCTCGGGAAGAGGAACAGAAAGCTGCTGCTGATGCCATTTCTGTTGGCAACCGATGCCAAGTGCAGGTTCCCGGGCAGCCCACCAAGCTTGGCACAGTCATGTATGTTG GAACGACAGATTTTAAGCCAGGCTACTGGGTTGGTGTGAAGTATGACGAGCCCCTGGGAAAACACAGTGGAAG TGTTGGTGGGAAGTGCTACTTTGAATGTGAGAACAAATATGGTGCATTTGTGAAGCCTCTGAGTGTGACTGTGGGAGACTTCCCTGAAGAGGATTACGGTCTGGATGAGATGTAG